CAAAAtaacagcaagtagcccagtaagtgatacataaccaaaatcagggtctcagcccctacattatgctgctctcagatgggacaGCAAAAATTTGGTGACAGATTCTGCATTTTTACCAGGAATGTGGCAAGAAATTGCACGGCAATTGAACATGGGAAAGCAGTAAAAGTCTGGAAATGTGAACCATCTCATAATTGTAATGGTTATAGTGGTTAACTTAGCTGTTTTTGAGTCGTTTGGTGGGCCATTTTTCACTCATTTAGTCAAAATACATAGTAATGGCAATGAGTTGTAAAATCAAGCAAAGTCAAGTATTGAGCACGTTCTTTAAGGCTGCGAACAACTGTATAGCATGTTCCAGAATGATTTTTGATACCTGAGAAAGTCTGGTGCTCTCACAATCATGTGTTGGAAATCTTCCAGTGATAGCTTTCCATCATTATCTACATCAGCCTCATCTATCACCTTCTCACAAACCAAACACACTTCCTCTGGTGTTAGCTCATTCCGGGTAAGCTTGTTCAGCGTTTTTTCTAGGTCTGACTTACATATGTAATCATCATTATTGAAATCTAAGAAAAGAACacagtgggaaaaaaagaaaagtaattTTATTTTGACAATAAGATTCAATAAGATGATGGCAAAGCACAAATCGTACTTCATCCTAAGTATATATAGGTGAAATATGTACATCTGGTATGCCCAATATTATGTCCCTATTTTTTTAGCCTGCATCATTCTTAAACTTTAGAAAAATTCAAGTACTGGATTGAAAATGCATTCATTCATTATCCACCGATCTTTGTGTTACAatctctgtttttttattttggttttacttTATCTGAAATAACTCAAGTGGTCATAACCCTCCTTTATTGATAGTGTCAGTGATGTCAATTTTTTCTACTTGATGTACATCCTTCACCTTGGACCATCCCATATTGCTATGCTTTACTGCATAGCTCACAAGGTGAGCATTTTTTTTATCCATTTGATGAATCTTTACATGTCATGCAGTACTACCTATGGGAGTGGCCTGGTCTATTTTATTTATTGATAGCATTATCCATTCTAGGATAAAATGGCACCCCAAGCCACTGAAGTGCTAGATTTTTAGGATCGTTATAGATGAAAAATTGTAGATTCAGAGCAGTTCCAGAAACTGTGAGCCTTGACAAAGTGGAAGTCctaccatcaaaatttgtatcctcttaaatattgcaatcatcatattatacagcactgtgtaattacaattgctcattttacctttctacccagctaattcttctcttttccattaggtctatgacatctccTGATTAAAAACTGACTTGCTGAATACTTCTAAGCTCTATGGAgaatagaaacaggaggtcaatttgccCTGTATAAGTCACTGCAAAAATCCATGGCAGGGGGAGAAGCAGCAGctaggtcagaagttgaagagggaGATGACTTATGCAGGAAAAGAGACGTCCTGCTTCTACATATAGTAGAGGAGAGAAATAGAAGAATTAACTACAGtatgtagaaaggcaaaataagcaactgtaagtacacagtgctatttaATATGATGATTGAACACTTAAAGGAAAAGGCAAATGAACTACCACCACAGAGTATAATCCataaaattcaatttttttattaaatatatcacATAGAATTGGTATAAATAAATAGAAGGAGCTGTCTCCATGACGGCTGTGGTGTGCTTACGCTCTTGAGAATGGTTTCATTTCTCAGCTTCACACTTTATAAAAGAAAAATAATCTTGAACCGGATATGATAGTTGATTGGCAAGAAATTAAAGCCCCCTTATTCTTCACAGATATACTATACTAGACTGCAgtagaaaacttataccctctggtcAGGGCCGTATTTGGTGTTCATTCTGCCCTCTACTGACACAGTATGTCAGACTAAAAGTGCCCATGCCCTTTAGATAATAGTTAAAGTCCTCCACTAACTAATGTTATACAAACTCGCCGGTATCACTGGGTTTGGCTGACAGTCTAAGGGCTCCTGCAGACAAGTATATACGAAATCAACtgcgtttcatccagaaaactcagacattttttttctcattagatTTGAATCCATCTGCCATCAatgtatccatttttatttttacaactacATGATCACATACAATTTCCTGGGTTTATAATAGAAATatatctgtaaaaattggatgaCACTTGGATGTTCCGTGTGtgatcagatttttttttcacaccTATAGACTTGAATGTGTGAGTCTCATCCAAGACTTGGAAGAAAGTACTACATGCTGTAATTTTATTATAATGGATAGTTGGACAGTGGAAGACTGCAGAGGAAAGAAGAGAACAGTAATGCAGCAAAAATCGTTGTATCTTCAGTTCCATTAAGGAGTGCTTACCTTCCCCTCCTTTGTGGCGCTCTATCACATACAGTCCGCATCCAAAGTACCACACACATACGGTCCACACTCCATGTACTGCAGACATACAACATGAGCCCCCTACATACAGTCCACACCCTATGTACCGCTCACATACAGCATGAACCTCAAACAAACATTCCACAACCCATATACCACGCACAAACTGCCTGCGCCCCTATGCACCCCCATATTCAGTCTACACCCCAATGTATCCCCCATATATAGCTTGCACCCCCATGTACCCTCTACATACAGTCAGCAATCCCATGTCCCCCTTACTAACTATATACATGCTGTATTGCCATGTTCGCAATACATATAGCCTGCACCCCCAACATATAGACTGCACACCCATATGCACCCCCACCTATAGCCTGCAACCCCCGTAATTATCCGCACATATATTCTACACCCCCATATACACCCTGCAGACTCATATGTACCCCCTACATAGCTTATATCCCATGTACCCCTGAAAAAGGTTTCACTTGCAAGCTGTAGCATGGCTCCGCCCATAAGTCACATGGACATGGCgtaatcgcaggtccttcacttctataatttcactatatatatatatatataaatatatatatatatataggggagggcaGAAGGGGCAGTCATCCCAGGCCCCATGCTTttggggggcccacccagagctatgctgctgtaactgtatcagcgtgcacagcgcaccgatacagttacattatgcagcagagcagggagaatcgatctcccttcaCTGACAcctggccactatggggcccctgagcaggaggGGGGCCTGATGCCAGCAGCGGGCCCTCTGCTCATCATCAAAGGTTCAACTGTATCGTCTTGATGCCGATACTGCTGACCATATTGATGAGAGTGGGAGCGTTATGCtctttctcccatcatccccctctcagcatctgactcaaacACTGACactgggcgcgatgacgtcactactcagCGCCTGCTGTCCGGAGATGTGCGGGCACTCAGAGTAGTGGAGGAATGAGGAgcagaggtgagtatttaattattgattttatggggtgcattatactatagagtttgcttatggaggtgcattacattaaatggtctgcctatgggggttgcattatactatagagtctgcctatagggctgcattatactatagagtctgcctattagggtgcattatactatattatgcctatgggggtgcattatactatacagagtctgcctagagggagtgcattatactatgaagtCTGCCAATTGGGGCTGCatgatactatagagtctgccaatgaggggtgcattatactatagtctgcctatgggagattcattatactatagagtctgcctatgggcagtgcattatactatagagtctgcctatggggagtgcattatactgatgAAGAGGGCcagagcccttgaaatgcattggtttgctgactagctatactagcacacctgtcctctttagccccgtagcgtggtgacgtcaccagcagctccgcccaccctctccgaccgctacctcagcgctgcatccggccggggcacgcgaggTTTCGCGGacgcacggcttctgccgccactctctccttaacccaccgctctgtcatagtggtacacctagcggtggctcagactttccggaaccgcttccctccacactcagcaccacagtgagtacagcatattttatgtgcacatagcaattgtggcatattagtgctccaacatactaggggagcatttctcctcatctcaacatatgggcaatcaattctaatcacagtaatccttgtcagccagcatctgatggtcatcttactaccttaacctaacggaatcctgcgctactcccaccagcagtaagtttattgtgtactgggaaaactagaccacatttatttaaaaccaccattacctataaaggttgtacatttatctaagcaggggcatctactataaacctctgaggATTAAGCAACcatggtcatcacaatacccgcatcaattgcagatacacagggatcacgtctcttcattgcacatttccatttaatatctgagtgagtatatattataaatctatttagtctcactatattcaccaatacaaacatttaccccctttttttttttttttctcccttttctctcctcattcccctaagattctggtagtactttaaggacccattacaacatccactgcataaccaatgattactcattaagtaaatgctctcttattcatttattcatctatttttcattttattgttcgtttttgtagacagcgcaggtgaataccactctttttcattatactatagagtctgcctatgggggtgcattatactatagagtctgcttatgggcagtgcattttactatagagtctgccttctgtagcagaagatagtattctgctacagatggatctggataagttggaaacttgggctgaaaggtggcagatgaggtttaacaatgataaatgtaaggttatacacatgggaagaaggaatcaatatcaccattacacactgaatgggaaaccactgggtaaatcggacagggagaaggacttggggatcctagttaatgataaacttacctggagcagctagtgccaggcagcagctgccaaggcaaacaggatcatggggtgcattaaaagaggtctggatacacatgatgagagcattatactgcctctgtacaaatccctagttagaccgcacatggagtactgtgtccagttttgggcaccggtgctcaggaaggatataatggaactagagagagtacaaaggagggcaacaaaattaataaaggggatgggagaactacaatacccagatagattagcgaaattaggattatttagtctagaaaaaagacgactgaggggcgatctaataaccatgtataagtatataaggggacaatacaaatatctcgctgaggatctgtttataccaaggaaggtgacgggcacaagggggcattctttgcgtctggaggagagaaggtttttccaccaacatagaagaggattctttactgttagggcagtgagaatctggaattgcttgcctgaggaggtggtgatggcgaactcagtcgaggggttcaagagaggcctggatgtcttcctggagcagaacaatattgtatcatacaattattaggttctgtagaaggacgtagatctggggatttattatgatggaatataggctgaactggatggacaaatgtcttttttcggccttactaactatgttactatgttactatgttactatgtatactatagagtctgcctatgggggatgcattatactatagtctgtctatggtgggtgcattatactatgcagagtttgtctatgggggtgcattatactatagagtcttccAATGGGCAGTGCATTttactatagaatctgcctatgtggagtgcagtatactatagagcagcggttctcaacctggggtcgcgaccccgaggggggtcgaatgaccaaaacacaggggtcgccacctctctcacctccccatccaccttcccccgtATGCCTGGACTGCTAGCTTTACTCCCGGCATAGCTTTGGGATCCCCGCAGGAAAATGAATCGATCGCGCATCGGATCTAGGGAGATACCAACTTCCGACGTCCCCCCTTCTTGTTTGGTGCAGCCAGGACAGATCCGGAATCTGTGGCACGTATCTGGCAACGGAATCCAGGGATGCAGGAAGAACGCGGCTGCCGGCATCGGTAATCGGCTTGAAGGGCTGCGGAAGAGCACGCCATAAAGGAGCCGTTCGGTACCCAGCAGTGATCCGCCGCCATCACTGTGTTACAGTGTGCCCCCGGACAGACACCTCCCCCATCCCCTCCGGAGTAACAAGTAAGACTCCGAGTCCCAGACATTGGGAACCTACCAGTTATTTTTGTGGCTCAATAACTGGtcatttgtagcaatgagaatacaatacataatgcatatcagatatttacattccgaatcataactaataaaattacagttttaaagtagccaccaaaattattttttgggttgggggtcaccgcaacatgaggaactgtattgcggggtcacggcattagaaaggttgagaaccactgctatagagcctgcctatggggacgcattatactatagagtctgcctatgggggtgcattatattatagtctgcctatggggggttcattatactatagagtctgtctatggacagtgcattatactatagagtctgcctatggggagtgcattatactattattattatttatttatatagcaccattgattccatggtgctgtacatgagaaggggttacatacaagttacaaatatcacatacagtaaacaaactaacaatgacggactgatacagaggggcgaggaccctgcccttgcgggcttacattctacaggattatggggaaggagacagtaggttgagggttacaggagctccggtgttggtgaggcggtagctccggtgttggtgacgcggtagctctggtgttggtgaggcggtagcttcgttggtgatgaggcagcagcggtgtcagtgcaggctgtaggctttcctgaagagatgagttttcaggttccgtctgaaggatccgactgtggttgatagtcggacgtgttggggcagagagttccagaggatgggggatattcgggagaagtcttggaggcgattggatgaggagcgaataagtgtggaggagagaaggaggtcttgggaggaccggaggtcacgtgagggaagatatcgagagattagttcagagatatatggaggagacaggttgtggatggctttgtaggtcagtattagcaatttgaactggatacgctgagggaatgggagccagtgaagagatttgcagaggggggaagcggaggagtagcgaggagagagatggattagtcgggcagcagagttaaggatggactggagaggtgcaagggtgttagcagggaggccacagaaaaggatgttgcagtagtcaaggcgggaaatgatgagggcgtgcacaagcattttagtagattgggggttgaggaaaggacggatcctggagatatttttgagctggaggcgacaggaggtggaaagagcttggacgtgtggtttgaaggacagggcagagtcgaaggttactccgaggcagcggacttcgggtacaggggaaagcatgatgtcattgactgcgatagataggtcaagtaaggaagatttgtgggatgaaggaaagatgatgagttcagatttgtccacattgagtttgaggaagcgagaggagaagaaggaggatatggctgataggcactctgggattctggacagcagagcggtgacgtctgggccagagaggtagatctgagtgtcgtcagcatagaggtggtactggaatccatgggactttatgagttgtcccaagccaagtgtatagattgagaagagtaggggtcctagaacagagccttgggggactccaacagagagagggtgggatgaggaggtagtatgggagtgggaaatgctgaatgtgcggttggaaaggtacgaggcgatccaggatagggcgaggtctactatagagtctgcctatggggggtgcattatactatagagtctgcctatgggaggtgcatcatactatagagtctgcctatgggcagtgcattttactataaagtctgcctatggggagtgcattatactatagagtctgcctatgggggtgcattatactatagagtctgcctatgggggtgcattatactatagagtctgcttatgggcagTGCATTTTACTATTGAATCTGCCTAtgtggagtgcagtatactatagagtctgcatatgggggatgcattatactatagtctgcctatgggggtgcattatagtatacagagtctgcctagggggagtgcattatactatagtttgcctatggggggtcattatactatagaatctgcctatgggcagttcattatactatagagtctgcctatggggagtgcattttactatagagtctgtctatgggggtgcattatactatagagtctgccaaataggcagtgcattttactatagagtctgcctatgtggagtgcagtatactatagaccctgcctatgggggtgcattatactatagagtctgtctatgggcagTGCatgatactatagagtctgcctatggggagtgcattatactatagattctgcctgggggggtgcattatactatagagtctgcctatgggaggtgcatcatacaatagagtctgcctatgggcagtgcattttactatagagtctgcctatgtggagtgGACTatacaatagagtctgcctatggggggtgcattatactatatggagtctgcctatggggctgcattatactatacagtgaaaactgtaaagcgctgcggaatatgttagcgctatataaaaataaagattatttatttatatacagagtctgcctatgggcagtgcattatactatagagtctgtctatgggcagtgcattatgctatagagtctgcctatggagagtgcattatactatagagtctgcctatggcaggtgcattatactatagagtgccaatgggggtacattatactgtgcaaAGTCTGtctgtggggtgcattatgctatagagtctgcgtaTAGGGGAGtccattatgctatatagagtctgcctatggggaatgcattatagtatagtctgcctatggggggtacattatacaatatagagtctgcctatgggtgtgcattatgcaatatagaggctgcctatggggggtgcattatgcaatatagagtctgcctttgggggtgcattatacaatatagagtctgcctatggggggtgcattatacaatatggagtctgccaatggggatgcattatacaatagagAGTCTTCCTATAGGGAgtccattatacaatatagagtctgcctgtgaggagtgcattatactatagagatctatgaggagttcattatactatatggaggcctatggggagtgcgttatactatactgaggactctggtgcattatattatatggaggctatctagtgggccatcatacagtgtggagattacagtgagaggGCCATCTGTATGTTGGAGCCATTAGCCCCTTATCGACATGCaccatacatatactgctctgtggGAGGTACATTCACACATGCACTATGGTGCACTGATCGTGCGGTCTCACACTGAGTGCCGCGGCGATTGGGTGcgagtgtcagctgtatatgacagctgacaccccacagcaatgcccacgattagTGCTAGCATCTACTACTTGGGTTATCCTCCCCTGGCTGATTaagcccttagcgaccgccgatacgccttttaacggcggccgctaagggtacttaaaccacagcgccgttaattaacggcgctgtggaaaaagtgaatagcgccccccagagtcggattttctccggggtctcggctgccgggggtagccgagaccccagagaacatgattcggggggttttgtaccgaccccgcatttgagatcgccggtaattaaccgtttaccggcgatcgcaaaaaaaaaacaaaaaaccgcaatctctttttaatttctctgtcctccgatgtgatcgcacatcagaggacagagaaagggggtcccagatagccccccgatactcacctatctcccccgctgctcctcgtggctcccggtgggcgccgacatcttcaaaatggcgggcgcatgcgcagtgcacccgccggctggCCCcatgagaatctttggggtctcagctgccgaggggagccgagaccccaaagagcatgatcggggtcggttttaccgacccctgttttgcgatcgccggtaattaactgtttaccggcgaccgcaaaaaaaaaaaagtcaaagtgtaattctctgttctctgatgtgatcgcacatcagaggacagagaaatagggggattcggggaccctgccatactcacctgtgtccctgggtcctcctgctgctcctcctggccgccggcaaaagaaaatggcgggcgcatgcgcagtgcgcccgccatctgtctccatctgccggccggcaggagaacagcagttggggctaaaattagggttatggttagggctagggttagggctagggttagggctagggttagggttagggttagggctagggttagggctagggttagggttagggctagggttagggttagggctagggttagggttagggttagggctagggttagggttagggctagggttagggctagggttagggctagggttagggctaaggctagggttagggctagggttagggctagggttagggttggggctaaattcagggttagggttctttcacacttacgtcggtacggggccgtcgcaatgcgtcggcccgacataccaacgcatgttgtgaaaattgtgcacaacgtgggcagcggatgtagtttttcaacgcatccgctgcccaatctatgtcctggggaggagggggcggagttacggccacgcatgtgcagtcAGAAAtagcggacgcgacatacaaaaaaagttacattgaacgttttttgtgccgacggtccgccaaaacacaactgatccagtgcacgacggacgcgacgtgtggccatccgtcacgatccgtcggcaatacaagtctatgggcaaaaaacgcatcctgcgggcacatttggagatccgttttttgtccaaaacgacggattgcgacggatgccaaacaacgcaagtgtgtaagtagctttagggttagggttggggctaaagttagggctagggttggggctaaagttagggttagatttgggattagggttagggtttggattagagttggtattagggttagggttggcattagggttacgcttgggattagggttaggtttggaattagggttaaggttagggttgtgattaggggtgtattgggattagggttaggtttgaggttagggttgagattaggattagggttgtgttggatttagggttttgattagggttatggttagggttgacattagggttgttttggcgtaagggttgtgattatcgttagggttagtgattaggattatggattgggttgggattagggtgaggggtgtgttggtgttagggttggagctagaattagggggtttccactgtttagttacatcagggggtctccaaacacgacagccaattttgcgctcaaaaagtcaaatggtgctccctcccttctgagctctgccgtgcgcccaaacagtgggttacccccacatatggggcatcagcgtactcgggataaattggacaacaacttttggggtccaatttctcctgttacccttgtgaaaataaaaacttgggggctaaaaaatctttttttgtggaaaaaaaatatttttttattttcacgactctgcattctaatcttctgtgaagctcttgggcattcaaagttctcaccacacatctagataagttccttggggggtctagtttccaaaatggggtcacttgtggggggttactactgtttaggtacatcaggggctctgcaaacgcaacacaacgcccacagaccattctatctaagtctgcattccaaaacggcgctccttcccttccgagctctgtcgtgcgcccaaacagtggtttacccccacatatggggcatcagcatactcaggataaattggacaacaacttttggggtccaatttctcctgttacccttgtgaaaataaaaacttgggggttacaaaatcttttttgtggaaaaaaaaatatttttttattttcacgactctgcattctaaacttttgtgaaccacttgggcattcaaagttctcaccacacatctagataagttccatggggggtctagtttccaaaatggggtcacttgtgggggtttacactgtttaggcacatcaggggatctccaaacgcgacatggcgtccaatctcaattcctgccaattctacattgaaaaagtaaaacggcgctccttcacttccaagctctgcggtgcgcccgaacagtggtttacccccaaatatg
This region of Ranitomeya imitator isolate aRanImi1 chromosome 1, aRanImi1.pri, whole genome shotgun sequence genomic DNA includes:
- the CIB3 gene encoding calcium and integrin-binding family member 3 isoform X1: MPELKDNPFRQRIAEVFSEDGDGNMTLDDFLDMFSVLSEMAPRDLKAYYAFKIYDFNNDDYICKSDLEKTLNKLTRNELTPEEVCLVCEKVIDEADVDNDGKLSLEDFQHMIVRAPDFLRYQKSFWNMLYSCSQP
- the CIB3 gene encoding calcium and integrin-binding family member 3 isoform X2, with amino-acid sequence MPELKDNPFRQRIAEVFSEDGDGNMTLDDFLDMFSVLSEMAPRDLKAYYAFKIYDFNNDDYICKSDLEKTLNKLTRNELTPEEVCLVCEKVIDEADVDNDGKLSLEDFQHMIVRAPDFLSTFHIRI